A single Primulina eburnea isolate SZY01 chromosome 11, ASM2296580v1, whole genome shotgun sequence DNA region contains:
- the LOC140805043 gene encoding ubiquinol oxidase 4, chloroplastic/chromoplastic produces MSLHLSSSMVSGMISVPSPSFLNVRESGFSSPLFKSVNFLRLSDSAAIHSSRTASWPRVSRKLFKVRATLLQENEEKVVVEESFNPKSFPAKEGNASSGEPPDGLPHNGLEKWIIKIEQSINIFLTDTVIKILDTLYHDRNYARFYVLETIARVPYFAFISVLHLYESFGWWRKADYLKVHFAESWNEMHHLLIMEELGGNAWWFDRFLAQHIAVFYYFMTVFMYALSPRMAYHFSECVENHAYETYDKFIKTQGEELKKLPAPAVAVRYYTEGDLYLFDEFQTARPPYSRRPKIDNLYDVFLNIRDDEAEHCKTMKACQTHGSLRSPHSIGDDECGDVTGCLAPPVDCAGIVDCVKKSMSDSSPTNM; encoded by the exons ATGTCTTTACATCTCTCTTCCTCAATGGTGTCTGGGATGATTTCTGTTCCATCGCCATCTTTTTTGAATGTCAGGGAGTCTGGTTTTTCATCGCCTTTGTTCAAATCTGTTAATTTTCTTCGTTTGAGTGATTCTGCTGCGATTCACAGCTCTCGTACAGCTTCGTGGCCGCGGGTCTCTAG AAAGTTGTTTAAAGTTCGAGCTACATTATTACAAGAGAATGAAGAGAAAGTGGTGGTGGAGGAATCTTTCAATCCGAAGAGTTTCCCTGCGAAAGAAGGAAATGCAAGCTCTGGTGAGCCACCTGATGGTTTACCACATAATGGTTTGGAAAAGTGGATTATAAAAATCGAGCAGTCGATAAATATCTTTTTAACG GATACAGTGATAAAGATTCTCGACACTTTGTACCATGACCGGAACTATGCaagattttatgttttggaAACAATTGCTAGAGTGCCTTATTTTG CTTTCATATCCGTATTGCACTTGTATGAGAGTTTTGGATGGTGGCGAAAGGCAGACTATCTGAAAGTTCACTTTGCAGAGAGCTGGAACGAGATGCATCATTTGCTTATTATGGAA GAACTAGGTGGAAATGCTTGGTGGTTTGATCGGTTTCTTGCTCAACATATTGCAGTGTTTTACTATTTTATGACTGTCTTTATGTATGCTTTGAGTCCAAGAATGGCAT ATCACTTCTCTGAATGTGTGGAGAATCATGCATATGAAACTTATGACAAGTTTATCAAGACTCAAGGAG AGGAGTTGAAGAAATTACCTGCACCTGCTGTGGCAGTAAGATATTACACTGAAGGAGACTTGTATTTGTTTG ATGAATTTCAAACAGCTAGGCCACCCTATTCCAGACGGCCTAAAATAG ACAATTTGTACGATGTTTTTCTGAACATTAGAGACGATGAGGCGGAGCATTGTAAGACGATGAAGGCCTGTCAAACTCATGGTAGCCTCCGCTCGCCTCACTCTATTGGAGATGATGAATGCGGCGACGTTACAGGCTGTCTAGCACCTCCGGTTGATTGCGCAGGCATTGTAGATTGTGTAAAGAAGTCGATGAGCGATTCTTCCCCAACTAACATGTGA